One Silene latifolia isolate original U9 population chromosome 4, ASM4854445v1, whole genome shotgun sequence DNA segment encodes these proteins:
- the LOC141653688 gene encoding uncharacterized protein LOC141653688, producing MMDSTNTTIYSSSSLLPKVLAFQLCQRLNHTHKFQKIQTFSLLIILSLFSLYFLTSNSINFIFVFAFFVLVIISLTLSLHHSRIFLPHPSPIQLSVNKPTQNSTNHVVWSIGCDQKWKKVENSGYLVTYFNNGDIYEGEIHRGNCLGNGVYHYYKCGKYEGSWVNGKYEGYGVETWLKGSKYKGQYRNGLRHGFGVYKFYIGDIYEGEWLNGNCHGCGVYASKDGSMYVGHFKWGVKHGFGHYHYRNGDVYAGEYFADKVHGFGVYKYANGHQYEGSWHEGRRQGLGVYTFRNGEVQSGYWQNGILDNGSSRIGLSTLPFQVYSGQVSDVVQKAREACQRSYTVVTAGNNQVSKAVAAAERAANAARTAAVKAVQKRTHEEINTKKLVPYHTF from the exons ATGATGGATTCCACAAACACAACAATTTATTCTTCGTCTTCATTACTACCCAAAGTTTTGGCATTTCAACTTTGTCAAAGATTGAACCATACACACAAATTCCAAAAGATTCAAACTTTCTCCCTCTTGATTATCCTTTCTCTATTTTCACTATACTTTCTCACCTCAAATTCAATAAATTTCATCtttgtttttgcattttttgTTCTTGTTATCATTTCCCTTACTTTATCTCTTCATCACTCAAGAATTTTCCTTCCACACCCTTCACCAATTCAACTTTCTGTCAACAAACCAACCCAAAATTCTACTAATCATGTTGTTTGGTCAATTGGGTGTGATCAAAAATGGAAAAAAGTTGAGAATTCAGGGTATTTGGTAACATACTTTAACAATGGTGATATATATGAAGGGGAAATACATAGAGGAAATTGTTTAGGAAATGGAGTTTATCATTACTATAAGTGTGGAAAGTATGAGGGTAGTTGGGTTAACGGGAAGTATGAAGGTTACGGTGTCGAAACTTGGTTAAAAGGGAGTAAGTATAAAGGGCAATATAGGAATGGTTTGAGACATGGTTTTGGTGTATACAAGTTTTATATTGGTGATATTTATGAAGGAGAATGGTTAAATGGAAATTGTCATGGTTGTGGAGTTTATGCTTCTAAGGATGGGAGTATGTATGTTGGTCACTTCAAATGGGGTGTCAAGCATGGCTTTGGCCATTACCATTACAG AAATGGAGATGTTTATGCTGGTGAATATTTTGCTGACAAAGTGCACGGATTTGGAGTCTATAAATATGCCAACGGCCACCAATATGAGGGATCATGGCATGAAGGCAGAAGACAAGGCCTTGGTGTTTACACTTTTAGGAACGGAGAGGTCCAATCTGGTTACTGGCAAAACGGCATCCTTGACAATGGTAGCAGTCGAATTGGACTGTCTACATTGCCTTTTCAAGTGTATTCTGGCCAAGTTTCAGATGTTGTCCAG AAAGCCAGGGAAGCATGTCAGCGATCATATACTGTGGTAACAGCCGGTAATAACCAAGTTAGTAAGGCGGTCGCAGCAGCTGAAAGAGCAGCTAATGCTGCAAGAACGGCTGCAGTAAAAGCAGTTCAGAAAAGGACTCATGAAGAAATCAACACGAAGAAACTTGTCCCATATCACACATTCTAA